A stretch of the Erpetoichthys calabaricus chromosome 3, fErpCal1.3, whole genome shotgun sequence genome encodes the following:
- the LOC114647796 gene encoding ras association domain-containing protein 8-like, which yields MELKVWVDGVQRVICGVSENTSCQEVVIALAQSMGKTGRYILKEKFKEFERSISPEEKLMESLNKYGQQANEVHLILNYNGPSAREKPEAHILRGQSGPDNRLHRQSLPPQARTKIGTDSIKDSKKPKRKSLTFAEEAKEWIESFSKAKFNCVKVKSKEVGKRNSTLVSQLLGEMVHASHQPEDLDLKDVKEEEDPSLSSCSKDVVEELHQLLRCQKAQMEELQTMLAATEEELKVLEEQEELEAEICRLQHLVDNQSPEVEELEYWENELRAEEVHEKDLQQTFLEMKWKVQECKLELEEYRHRIQGLNPRNRSRGDSGDNPQEKMVHPMGKGQDRDSWVSTMDLARVPAQETGKKMQVLETSCGTESLDRPAESPFTKAFRYSDTSFTVGPLKEWEKLWSKATSSLETSHRGSTIV from the exons ATGGAGTTGAAAGTTTGGGTTGACGGGGTTCAGAGGGTCATCTGCGGGGTCAGTGAAAATACCAGCTGCCAGGAGGTGGTGATCGCACTGGCACAGTCCATGG GTAAAACGGGTCGTTATATCCTTAAGGAGAAGTTCAAGGAGTTTGAACGAAGCATCAGTCCAGAGGAGAAGCTGATGGAGTCCCTCAACAAATACGGGCAGCAGGCCAACGAGGTGCACCTCATCCTTAACTACAACGGGCCATCAGCCAGAGAGAAGCCTGAAGCCCACATACTTCGTGGTCAGTCAGGTCCTGATAACAGGCTGCACAGACAAAGCCTGCCACCACAGGCAAGGACGAAGATTGGGACGGACTCCATAAAAGACTCCAAAAAGCCCAAGAGGAAGTCCCTCACTTTTGCAGAGGAAGCCAAGGAGTGGATTGAATCCTTCAGCAAAGCGAAGTTCAACTGCGTGAAGGTAAAGTCTAAGGAGGTCGGAAAGAGAAATTCTACTCTTGTCAGTCAGCTTTTGGGGGAAATGGTCCATGCATCCCATCAGCCTGAAGACTTGGACCTCAAGGATGTTAAGGAAGAAGAGGATCCATCATTATCATCTTGTTCCAAAGATGTTGTGGAGGAACTACACCAACTGCTGAGATGTCAGAAAGCCCAGATGGAAGAACTGCAGACCATGCTGGCTGCCACTGAAGAAGAACTAAAAGTTCTCGAGGAGCAAGAAGAACTCGAGGCAGAAATTTGTCGGCTCCAGCATCTTGTGGACAACCAGTCCCCTGAAGTGGAGGAACTGGAATACTGGGAGAATGAGCTGCGAGCTGAGGAGGTTCACGAGAAGGACCTGCAACAAACTTTCTTggaaatgaaatggaaggtgcaAGAGTGCAAACTTGAGCTAGAAGAATACCGACATCGGATTCAGGGGCTGAACCCGCGTAACAGGTCACGGGGAGACTCTGGAGACAATCCCcaggagaaaatggtccacccGATGGGCAAGGGCCAAGACAGAGACAGCTGGGTAAGTACAATGGACCTTGCCCGAGTACCAGCGCAAGAAACCGGTAAGAAAATGCAGGTCCTGGAGACAAGTTGTGGGACCGAGTCCTTGGACCGACCTGCTGAGTCCCCCTTCACCAAGGCCTTCCGCTACAGCGATACCAGCTTTACAGTTGGGCCTCTAAAAGAGTGGGAGAAACTCTGGTCTAAGGCCACAAGCTCCCTGGAGACTTCCCATCGGGGCAGCACCATCGTCTGA